The following coding sequences are from one Achromobacter sp. B7 window:
- a CDS encoding APH(3') family aminoglycoside O-phosphotransferase, which yields MDKDIPTKWREKLAGAVFERQVIGESAAEVFRVRCKTGNQLFLKSESAVLQSELAGEAERLRWMTRLGLPGPSVLDEATEYDRHWLLMTAVPGLDLASANHLEPHQIIKMLAAALHCLHSVPSETCPFGISLDERIAAAENRVRKGLVDESDFDRAFQGRTARELLAELWSTRPDAYERVVVHGDACLPNFIVDGHTFAGFIDCGGLGVSDRYQDLSLTARSIARNLGQEWVDPFFREYGVEPDAQRIAFFCALDELF from the coding sequence ATGGACAAGGATATCCCGACCAAATGGCGAGAGAAATTAGCCGGAGCAGTCTTCGAGCGGCAAGTGATCGGCGAGTCGGCGGCAGAAGTGTTTCGCGTTCGTTGCAAGACCGGAAACCAGCTATTTCTAAAGTCCGAGTCCGCTGTCTTGCAAAGCGAGCTTGCGGGCGAAGCTGAGCGCCTTAGATGGATGACACGGCTAGGTCTACCCGGACCTTCAGTTCTCGATGAAGCGACCGAATATGATCGCCACTGGCTACTCATGACGGCTGTCCCGGGTCTCGATTTGGCCAGCGCAAACCACCTAGAGCCGCACCAGATCATAAAAATGTTGGCCGCAGCGCTACATTGCCTCCACAGTGTGCCAAGTGAGACCTGCCCCTTCGGAATCAGTCTCGACGAGCGCATCGCGGCCGCCGAAAATCGCGTCAGAAAAGGACTCGTTGACGAATCCGATTTCGACAGGGCATTTCAAGGACGAACCGCTAGGGAACTGCTCGCTGAGTTGTGGTCAACGCGCCCAGACGCTTATGAGCGAGTAGTGGTTCACGGGGATGCCTGCTTACCGAACTTCATCGTTGATGGACACACCTTTGCGGGATTCATTGACTGTGGTGGCCTAGGCGTTAGCGACCGTTATCAAGACCTCTCCTTGACCGCAAGGAGCATTGCCCGTAATTTGGGGCAGGAGTGGGTTGATCCATTCTTTCGCGAATATGGCGTGGAACCCGACGCGCAGCGTATAGCGTTCTTCTGCGCACTCGACGAGTTATTCTGA
- a CDS encoding type II toxin-antitoxin system VapC family toxin yields MIVLDTHALLWWVSGDSQLSRAAREAIDAEGQDGEILISAITAWEVAMLVKAGRLALTMDAADWLDTVVQVPAVRFVPVDVRISVQSVELPGEFHKDPADRLIVATARHLSAPLVTADSKIRDYPHVQTIW; encoded by the coding sequence ATGATTGTGTTGGACACCCATGCTCTGCTTTGGTGGGTTTCGGGTGATTCCCAGCTCAGTCGCGCGGCACGGGAGGCAATCGACGCAGAGGGCCAGGACGGGGAGATCTTGATCTCGGCTATCACAGCGTGGGAGGTTGCAATGCTGGTCAAAGCTGGACGCCTTGCGTTGACGATGGACGCGGCGGATTGGCTTGATACCGTTGTCCAGGTTCCGGCCGTGCGCTTCGTGCCGGTGGATGTGCGGATTTCCGTCCAGTCGGTTGAGCTTCCTGGGGAGTTTCATAAAGACCCGGCCGACCGGCTCATAGTGGCTACGGCGCGGCATTTGTCTGCACCCTTGGTCACTGCTGACTCGAAGATTCGGGACTATCCCCACGTTCAGACCATCTGGTGA
- a CDS encoding type II toxin-antitoxin system Phd/YefM family antitoxin: MHSHQQVSKTEFKAKALEFFRQVEATGEPIVVTDHGKPALEIRPYRAIDRDPLAVLRGSVVRFDDPLSPIGEDFWEAAQ; this comes from the coding sequence GTGCATAGTCATCAACAGGTATCGAAAACCGAATTCAAGGCGAAGGCGTTAGAGTTTTTTCGGCAAGTGGAGGCAACGGGGGAACCCATCGTTGTCACGGATCACGGCAAGCCCGCGTTGGAAATCCGCCCCTACCGGGCGATTGATCGGGATCCGCTGGCCGTGCTGCGGGGGTCGGTCGTGCGGTTCGATGATCCGCTGTCGCCGATTGGCGAAGATTTTTGGGAGGCTGCTCAATGA
- a CDS encoding ParB/RepB/Spo0J family partition protein: protein MKLDSNELAAIHAAATRMDIPHSQLRLSEAYQARSAQDRKQDTEILELKATIQAMGGLLQNLVVVAAPDGSYEVCAGGRRWTALGLLIEGGVFPTDYPVPCLVIPSEYAYHASLVENFGRKAMHPADVYAGYARLRAENWTVAAIAAAHGASESAVKKLLALGGVSPTLMQLFRDGKIKMDEMQALASVSDHTRQEAAWKASAGQYWNRDDHIRQLLAETEMRGDSPVARYVTVAAYEKAGGEVRRDLFENDAYLADPEKVRSMGAAKMQRSKLFKAVQAEGWLWVECRVSFEYADKKPFGEIQRVNQEPTKAQAKQIDGLQKKIEAARTKLAELQESEGLGAADLDKVRGVIRGCEGQIREIQAELYDYPADLKALCGAIVHLDYQGDLTVTRGLIRQDERDAVAQAKRSNDADGQKTAGVDLPPIMTRPVHSEALTNRLQAQRVIALQAEIMMRPTLALCLLIEQMLGDFDRSRRSSAGDTFDFSLRTAHHELANTDAGIKESPAWAAVHAHIEAVTKQTPDDGVAVLPWLLEQPHADLIELLAVLAGASIYRRKSNSYGEEPQHLDRLGELVELDMSKWWKPTAQSYLAHVSKDRIAAVVADAAGADQAKPLLAMKKGPAAAAAEELLAETRWVPELMRRQPVPVNVVLDVKNDLAKT from the coding sequence ATGAAACTCGATTCCAACGAACTCGCCGCCATCCACGCCGCCGCCACGCGCATGGATATCCCGCATTCGCAACTGCGCCTCAGCGAAGCGTACCAAGCACGAAGTGCGCAGGACCGCAAACAGGACACCGAGATTCTGGAGCTGAAAGCCACCATCCAGGCGATGGGCGGACTCCTGCAAAACCTCGTTGTGGTCGCAGCGCCGGACGGCTCCTATGAGGTGTGCGCGGGCGGACGGCGGTGGACAGCCCTTGGCCTGCTGATCGAAGGCGGCGTTTTCCCAACCGACTACCCGGTCCCTTGCCTCGTCATTCCGAGCGAGTACGCCTACCACGCCAGCCTAGTCGAAAACTTCGGGCGCAAGGCGATGCACCCGGCAGACGTGTATGCAGGCTATGCGCGTCTGCGCGCCGAAAACTGGACGGTTGCGGCCATCGCCGCCGCGCATGGCGCTTCAGAATCGGCCGTCAAGAAGCTGCTGGCGCTGGGCGGCGTTTCGCCCACGCTCATGCAGTTGTTCCGCGACGGCAAAATCAAGATGGACGAAATGCAGGCGCTGGCTTCCGTGTCCGACCACACCCGCCAGGAGGCGGCATGGAAGGCGTCGGCGGGCCAATACTGGAACCGCGATGACCACATCCGCCAGTTGCTGGCCGAAACTGAAATGCGCGGCGACTCGCCCGTGGCGCGGTACGTGACCGTCGCCGCGTATGAGAAGGCGGGCGGGGAAGTTCGCCGCGACCTATTCGAGAACGACGCCTATCTGGCCGACCCGGAGAAGGTGCGCAGCATGGGCGCTGCCAAGATGCAGCGGTCCAAGCTGTTCAAGGCGGTGCAGGCAGAGGGCTGGTTGTGGGTGGAATGCCGTGTTTCTTTCGAGTACGCCGACAAAAAGCCCTTTGGCGAGATTCAGCGCGTCAACCAGGAGCCGACCAAGGCCCAGGCCAAGCAGATCGACGGACTGCAAAAGAAGATCGAAGCGGCGCGGACAAAGCTTGCTGAATTGCAAGAGTCCGAAGGCCTCGGCGCGGCCGACCTGGACAAAGTTCGCGGCGTGATTCGCGGCTGTGAAGGGCAGATTCGTGAAATCCAGGCCGAGCTTTACGACTACCCGGCCGACCTGAAAGCCCTGTGCGGCGCGATTGTGCACCTGGACTATCAAGGCGACTTGACCGTCACTCGGGGCCTGATCCGTCAGGACGAGCGCGACGCCGTGGCACAAGCCAAGCGAAGCAACGACGCAGATGGCCAGAAAACGGCGGGCGTAGACTTGCCCCCCATTATGACGCGGCCCGTGCATTCAGAGGCGCTGACCAACCGGCTCCAGGCACAGCGCGTCATTGCGCTCCAAGCCGAAATCATGATGCGCCCGACGCTCGCCCTCTGCCTGCTTATCGAACAAATGCTGGGGGATTTCGACAGAAGCCGCCGCAGCAGCGCCGGAGACACGTTCGATTTTTCGTTGCGAACTGCGCACCACGAGTTGGCGAACACGGACGCTGGCATCAAGGAGAGCCCGGCCTGGGCAGCGGTGCACGCGCACATTGAAGCCGTCACGAAGCAGACTCCCGATGACGGCGTGGCGGTGCTGCCCTGGTTGCTGGAGCAGCCGCACGCGGACCTGATCGAGCTGCTGGCTGTGCTGGCGGGAGCTTCGATCTACCGCCGCAAAAGCAATTCCTACGGTGAAGAACCCCAGCACCTTGACCGCTTGGGCGAACTGGTCGAGTTGGACATGAGCAAATGGTGGAAGCCGACGGCGCAGTCCTACCTCGCGCACGTGTCGAAGGACCGAATCGCGGCTGTTGTTGCCGACGCAGCCGGTGCCGACCAAGCCAAACCTCTGCTGGCGATGAAGAAGGGACCAGCGGCGGCGGCAGCCGAGGAACTGCTGGCAGAGACGCGGTGGGTTCCCGAGTTGATGCGCAGACAGCCCGTGCCGGTGAATGTGGTGTTGGACGTGAAGAACGATCTGGCCAAAACGTAG